TTTGGCCCTCTCCCGGATTTCTAATTTCCCATTTCATGTTTATAGCTGTAAATTGCTGAACACATCGAATGCAGAGTGTGTGAAAAACCGCTACAACACAGTAAATAGGACTTTTTCCAACGCCATCAATTGTTGACCATGCTTTTAAACTTCACCCCGACGCCTTCCTGAACAGCCCGGACCACTTCACCGTTGACGATTGTATTTTTATTTTTATTGGAAAATGGGATAGCCAGCATAAGCATCTGTCCGGAAGGGAAGGAATCCTTGGTTGCAATAAAAATTCCAGTTTTGCTTATATCTTTGATCAGGCCGGTGTAAAAACGATTGTTGGTAGTGAAATTTATGGGTTTGGAAGATTTTTTTCTTTGATGTTTTCTGATGATTATTCCGTTTATTAAATCTTTGCGTCGTTCATCAAAATTTCTCATAAATTTAACGCCATAGCCAAAATAAAATCTGGAAAAATCATCAGGCAATTTGTCACGTCGGATCACTTTGGCGCAGTAACATTGATAAGCATTGGAATTGGAAGAGTAAGGGGAATTAATGATGCCAAGGTCCAGTTCGTTTCCCGGGTGAAGCTCAAGATCCGTTTCAAAATACAAGCCTTCACTGCTATAATTGTACATTATCGCGTCATCAGTCCTGCCGGTTTTTAAATCCTTGCATTTAACCGGGGATTCATACTCAAAGCGTGTATTATTTCTGCTTTCAAGATTTGAGTCCAGTGTCTGTACCTCCTTATTGGTTTTTACGGGAAGCAGCAAAATCATACAGGACTTAAAGAACTTTAAGCGGAAAACTTAAACAGTATTGTTTTGTAACAAATAAATTATCATAAAAAAGAGCAGATGTAAAGGCCCTGTACGCCGGACATCCAAAAAAGGAGGGCATTTTAAGAGTTACGGTTCAACGACTCAAGATTTTTTAACAAAAATCATGCCTTGAGGTGACCAGAGCTGATGTGTATATTGATTTGTTGTATTGTGAATCCTTGAAAAATGTTATATATATAACTGAAGTTTCGCATCCATGGTTAAAAAACAGCTAATAAAGCGAATTGACCCCGGAGGCCATTGAACGAACAGAGATAACGAATCAAAGTACATTTTATGGGTTCCCGGTGAGCGCCAGGGTGAAGAATGACTTTAATAAAACCATCA
This DNA window, taken from Thermodesulfobacteriota bacterium, encodes the following:
- a CDS encoding PilZ domain-containing protein; the encoded protein is MILLLPVKTNKEVQTLDSNLESRNNTRFEYESPVKCKDLKTGRTDDAIMYNYSSEGLYFETDLELHPGNELDLGIINSPYSSNSNAYQCYCAKVIRRDKLPDDFSRFYFGYGVKFMRNFDERRKDLINGIIIRKHQRKKSSKPINFTTNNRFYTGLIKDISKTGIFIATKDSFPSGQMLMLAIPFSNKNKNTIVNGEVVRAVQEGVGVKFKSMVNN